The following are encoded together in the Streptomyces sp. NBC_00341 genome:
- a CDS encoding acetyl-CoA acetyltransferase has translation MPSSHRKVAVVGISLADCGRVDTATPYALHAQAARRALADSGLDRSVVDGFASAGLGTLAPVEVAEYLGLKPTWVDSTSVGGSTWEVMAAHAADAIAAGRANAVLLVYGSTARADIKAGRRTSNLSFGARGPLQFEVPYGHSLIAKYAMAARRHMHEYGTTLEQLAEVAVQARANAAANPDAMFRTPVTVDEVLSGPMIADPFTKLHCCIRSDGGCAVLLAAEEYVPDTAKDPVWILGTGEHVSHSAMSEWDDFTVSPAAVSGRLAFERAGVRPADIDLAEIYDAFTYMTLVTLEDLGFCAKGEGGAFVEKGRTGLTGELPVNTDGGGLSACHPGMRGLFLLVEAVRQLRGEAGERQVRKAGGRLPELAVASGTGGWFCSSGTVVLGRG, from the coding sequence ATGCCTTCTTCCCACCGCAAGGTCGCTGTCGTCGGCATATCGCTTGCCGACTGCGGACGCGTCGACACGGCGACGCCCTACGCCCTGCACGCCCAGGCCGCCCGCCGGGCGCTCGCCGACTCGGGCCTGGACCGCTCTGTCGTCGACGGGTTCGCCTCCGCCGGACTCGGCACGCTCGCCCCGGTCGAGGTCGCGGAGTACCTGGGGCTGAAACCCACCTGGGTGGACTCCACCTCGGTCGGCGGATCGACCTGGGAGGTGATGGCGGCCCACGCGGCGGACGCCATCGCGGCGGGCCGCGCCAACGCCGTACTGCTGGTCTACGGCTCGACGGCACGGGCGGACATCAAGGCGGGCCGCCGCACGTCCAACCTCTCCTTCGGGGCGCGCGGCCCGCTCCAGTTCGAGGTGCCGTACGGACACTCGCTGATCGCCAAGTACGCGATGGCCGCCCGCCGCCACATGCACGAGTACGGCACCACCCTGGAGCAGCTGGCCGAGGTGGCGGTGCAGGCCCGCGCCAACGCGGCGGCCAACCCGGACGCGATGTTCCGCACCCCGGTCACGGTCGACGAGGTGCTGTCGGGCCCGATGATCGCCGACCCCTTCACCAAGCTGCACTGCTGCATCCGCAGCGACGGCGGCTGCGCGGTGCTGCTGGCCGCCGAGGAGTACGTACCGGACACGGCGAAGGACCCCGTCTGGATTCTCGGCACCGGCGAGCACGTGTCGCACTCCGCCATGTCCGAGTGGGACGACTTCACGGTCTCCCCCGCCGCCGTCTCCGGCCGCCTCGCCTTCGAGCGGGCGGGGGTGCGGCCCGCGGACATCGACCTGGCCGAGATCTACGACGCCTTCACCTACATGACCCTGGTGACCCTGGAGGACCTGGGCTTCTGCGCGAAGGGCGAGGGCGGCGCGTTCGTGGAGAAGGGCCGCACGGGCCTCACGGGCGAGCTCCCGGTGAACACGGACGGCGGCGGCCTGTCCGCCTGCCACCCCGGCATGCGCGGACTGTTCCTGCTGGTGGAGGCGGTACGCCAGCTTCGCGGCGAGGCGGGGGAACGCCAGGTCCGCAAGGCCGGCGGCCGGCTGCCGGAACTGGCGGTGGCATCCGGAACGGGCGGCTGGTTCTGTTCGTCGGGGACGGTGGTGCTGGGGCGGGGGTGA
- a CDS encoding acyl-CoA dehydrogenase family protein, whose product MDAAFTAEQDEIRRTVRELLARHSGPEDIRSAVATRDGYDAELWRRLAQDLGLPGLALPQEYGGAGCGPVELAVVCEEAGRALLPSPLLATAVLAAPLIAALGTQEQRTALLPEIAAGGLTAALAVPGGSLSTALGLTGDLTGGNWAGGGRAGGVQARPAGGDGAGWRLYGEADQVLDGHSAGLLLVAAHTGGFPRSRTLLFLVRTDGPQAPAGLVRTRQTALDETRPLARVQLRDTEAELLGADDTVDATAALAVTGRAAAAALAAEAVGAAASALERTVGYVGEREQFGRAIGSFQAVKHRLADLYVRVQSARSAAYYAAWDPEAGGLALAQALEALRVTTAEAVQLHGGIGFTWEHEAQLYFKRAAADELLLGPVHRLRDHAAQRAGLFGSGPGERYRAAEQGAAGEGPSGQGPAGGGPVGGGPASGGPAERVAV is encoded by the coding sequence ATGGATGCCGCCTTCACCGCGGAACAGGACGAGATCCGCCGCACCGTGCGCGAACTGCTGGCCAGACACAGCGGCCCCGAGGACATCAGGAGCGCGGTGGCCACCCGGGACGGCTACGACGCCGAGCTGTGGCGCCGCCTCGCCCAGGACCTCGGGCTGCCCGGACTCGCCCTCCCGCAGGAGTACGGAGGCGCCGGCTGCGGCCCCGTCGAGCTCGCCGTCGTCTGTGAGGAGGCGGGCCGCGCGCTGCTGCCGTCCCCGCTGCTCGCCACCGCCGTGCTCGCCGCACCCCTGATCGCCGCCCTCGGCACCCAGGAGCAGCGCACCGCCCTGCTGCCGGAGATCGCGGCGGGCGGGCTCACCGCGGCACTGGCCGTCCCCGGCGGCTCGCTCTCCACCGCGCTGGGCCTCACCGGCGATCTGACCGGCGGAAACTGGGCGGGCGGCGGCCGGGCGGGCGGCGTCCAGGCCAGACCGGCCGGCGGCGACGGCGCGGGGTGGCGGCTGTACGGGGAGGCGGACCAGGTGCTGGACGGGCACAGCGCCGGACTGCTCCTGGTCGCCGCGCACACCGGCGGCTTCCCGCGCAGCCGCACCCTGTTGTTCCTGGTCAGGACGGACGGGCCGCAGGCACCCGCCGGACTCGTCCGCACCCGGCAGACCGCGCTGGACGAGACCCGGCCACTGGCCCGGGTCCAGCTGCGCGACACCGAGGCCGAACTCCTCGGCGCCGACGACACCGTGGACGCGACGGCGGCCCTCGCCGTGACCGGCCGCGCCGCCGCGGCCGCGCTCGCCGCAGAAGCGGTGGGGGCGGCGGCGAGCGCGCTGGAACGTACGGTCGGCTACGTCGGGGAGCGCGAGCAGTTCGGCCGGGCGATCGGCTCCTTCCAGGCGGTGAAGCACCGCCTCGCCGACCTGTACGTGCGGGTGCAGTCGGCCCGCTCCGCGGCGTACTACGCGGCCTGGGACCCGGAGGCCGGCGGGCTCGCCCTCGCCCAGGCGCTGGAGGCGCTGCGCGTCACCACCGCGGAGGCCGTGCAGCTGCACGGGGGCATCGGATTCACCTGGGAGCACGAGGCGCAGCTGTACTTCAAGCGGGCCGCCGCCGACGAACTGCTCCTGGGCCCCGTCCACCGGCTCCGCGACCACGCGGCCCAGCGGGCGGGACTCTTCGGGAGCGGGCCGGGGGAGCGGTACCGGGCAGCGGAACAGGGTGCGGCAGGGGAGGGACCGTCCGGGCAGGGGCCGGCCGGTGGCGGACCGGTCGGCGGCGGACCGGCCAGCGGCGGACCGGCCGAACGGGTGGCCGTCTGA
- a CDS encoding nitroreductase family deazaflavin-dependent oxidoreductase, giving the protein MAPGVRLVQKVSSTRAFARIAPHVVPAMDRAVHRLTRGKVLLSAQMLPGVVLTVPGARSGQLRTTPLACMPVERDGGTGSWVLVGSNFGRPGHPAWTANLLAHPEAPVISWKGVGIPVRARLLAGAERAEVWEAALRFWPPYAAYQARIDREIRLFRLERRDGPG; this is encoded by the coding sequence ATGGCGCCCGGTGTGCGCCTCGTCCAGAAGGTCTCCTCGACCCGGGCCTTCGCGCGGATCGCCCCCCACGTCGTGCCCGCCATGGACCGCGCGGTGCACCGGCTCACCCGGGGCAAGGTGCTGCTCAGCGCGCAGATGCTGCCGGGGGTGGTGCTGACGGTGCCGGGGGCGCGCAGCGGGCAGCTCCGGACGACGCCGCTGGCCTGCATGCCGGTGGAGCGGGACGGCGGTACGGGCAGCTGGGTGCTGGTCGGCTCCAACTTCGGCCGTCCGGGGCATCCCGCCTGGACGGCGAACCTGCTGGCGCACCCGGAGGCTCCGGTGATCAGCTGGAAGGGCGTCGGCATTCCGGTGCGGGCCCGGCTGCTGGCGGGGGCGGAGCGCGCCGAGGTGTGGGAGGCGGCGCTGAGGTTCTGGCCGCCCTACGCGGCGTACCAGGCGCGGATCGACCGGGAGATCCGGCTGTTCAGGCTGGAGCGGCGCGACGGTCCGGGGTGA
- a CDS encoding TetR family transcriptional regulator, which produces MTGQVRTVDGRVAGRRGQATRQKLLDCLSEMLSSSPYRDVKVIDVARKAGTSPATFYQYFPDVEGAVLEIAEEMAKEGAGLTELVAGRSWVGKSGWQTAEELVEGFLDFWRRHDAILRVVDLGAAEGDKRFYKIRMKILNSVTNSLTDSVKELQAKGKVDKDVSPAAMAGSLVAMLAAVASHQKGFTTWGVKQSELRPNLALLVHLGITGKKPAK; this is translated from the coding sequence ATGACAGGACAAGTACGCACCGTCGACGGCCGCGTGGCCGGCCGACGCGGACAGGCGACGCGGCAGAAGCTGCTCGACTGCCTCAGCGAGATGCTCAGTTCCTCGCCGTACCGGGACGTCAAAGTCATCGACGTCGCCCGGAAGGCGGGGACTTCACCCGCGACCTTCTATCAGTACTTCCCCGACGTCGAGGGCGCCGTCCTCGAGATCGCGGAGGAAATGGCCAAGGAGGGTGCCGGACTGACCGAACTGGTCGCCGGGCGCTCCTGGGTCGGCAAATCGGGCTGGCAGACCGCCGAAGAACTCGTCGAGGGGTTCCTCGACTTCTGGCGGCGCCACGACGCGATCCTGCGCGTGGTCGACCTCGGCGCGGCCGAGGGCGACAAGCGGTTCTACAAGATCCGCATGAAGATCCTCAACTCCGTCACCAACTCCCTTACGGATTCGGTGAAGGAGCTCCAGGCCAAGGGCAAGGTGGACAAGGACGTCAGCCCCGCGGCGATGGCCGGTTCACTGGTCGCGATGCTGGCCGCGGTCGCCTCGCACCAGAAGGGCTTCACCACCTGGGGCGTGAAGCAGTCCGAACTCCGGCCGAACCTCGCACTGTTGGTACATCTGGGCATCACCGGCAAGAAGCCGGCCAAGTAG
- a CDS encoding VOC family protein — protein sequence MAAFAQSAPCWVDVQLPDLEAGKRFYGELFGWTFRAGDGFRTGDGFRAGGGPYADALSGGALVAALAAKQDGRMPTAWGVYFATDDITASVARVREAGGQVITEPVRAGRLGALAQAADPGGAVFGLWQAGERKGFQKQNEPGSFCWTEVYTRQKDRVDPFYEQVFGFRSVDPDEAGPGTPGAPDTDESRVDFRMWSPAGTEPGPDTAVGGRSVITDAFPAMMPSYFLNYFAVADCDASADTVVRLGGRVSAPPFDIPYGRMAVLQDDQGAVFAVLQPPVS from the coding sequence ATGGCCGCATTCGCGCAGTCCGCGCCGTGCTGGGTGGATGTGCAGCTCCCCGACCTCGAAGCCGGCAAGCGCTTCTACGGCGAGCTCTTCGGCTGGACCTTCCGCGCGGGTGACGGTTTCCGTACGGGTGACGGCTTCCGTGCCGGTGGCGGCCCGTACGCCGACGCCCTCAGCGGCGGGGCCCTGGTCGCCGCGCTCGCCGCCAAGCAGGACGGCCGGATGCCGACCGCCTGGGGCGTCTACTTCGCGACCGACGACATCACCGCCTCCGTCGCCCGCGTCCGGGAGGCGGGCGGGCAGGTGATCACCGAACCGGTGCGGGCCGGCCGGCTGGGGGCGCTCGCCCAGGCCGCCGATCCCGGCGGCGCGGTCTTCGGGCTCTGGCAGGCGGGTGAACGCAAGGGCTTCCAGAAGCAGAACGAGCCGGGCTCCTTCTGCTGGACCGAGGTCTACACCCGGCAGAAGGACCGCGTCGACCCCTTCTACGAGCAGGTCTTCGGCTTCCGCTCCGTCGATCCGGACGAGGCCGGCCCCGGCACCCCCGGCGCCCCGGACACAGACGAGTCCCGCGTCGACTTCCGCATGTGGTCGCCGGCCGGCACGGAACCCGGGCCGGACACCGCGGTCGGCGGGCGCAGCGTCATCACCGACGCGTTCCCCGCGATGATGCCCAGCTACTTCCTCAACTACTTCGCCGTGGCGGACTGCGACGCCTCGGCCGACACCGTCGTCCGGCTCGGCGGCCGGGTCTCCGCACCGCCCTTCGACATCCCGTACGGGCGGATGGCGGTGCTCCAGGACGACCAGGGCGCCGTCTTCGCCGTACTTCAGCCACCGGTGTCCTGA
- a CDS encoding PQQ-binding-like beta-propeller repeat protein has product MEQLTQHDPRRIGPFEVLGRLGAGGMGLVYLARSASGRRVAIKTVRTELAEDQLFRVRFTREVEAARAVSGFYTAAVVDADPRAAVPWLATAYVPAPSLEEIVNECGPMPTQAVRWLAAGIAEALQSIHGAKLVHRDMKPSNVLVVEDGPRVIDFGIASGVSNTRLTMTNVAVGTPAYMSPEQARDSRSVTGASDVFSLGSTLVFAATGHAPFHGANPVETVFMLLREGPDLNGLPDDLRSLIESCMQMDASRRPTPAELQSQLAPHLFASGGDDSGTASAWLPASATEMIELRRGGGRVIAAPPPVPAQPQPLPGTHPGAGRDTARRPGATDPRPPAVPPVTPPAEAPDAGGPVLLSGAQVPIGPGPRAQDVRATAAAAEAAPATGWVRPPGGPNGSTTAPTAPVPAPAHAPDNASSGPDRWRPWRFRMSNDVWGTPVVVGELLYVTSFEVHALDTGNGRRQFKTRDVAWAMAVEGGRIHASDGPSLYALDAVTGAERWRLQSDAWVYSLKADRGTVVTGTRGGGVQAWEASTGEKLWETTGAQTDFETAEAGPAIHDGTVYLWQDARLRALDARTGIERWSYPVGDAASCGGVPVRVTPAPDGYAYVSAGTRVLALDIGSGRVRWHFESPAVFLSPPAFAPGPAVTGGGVYLADYLGTVYALDASTGKDRWRIATESRQSTEPVLVATGNVHVGSGSALYTLDAVTGTPKWRFAAGGDVVGAPVVADGRVHFGSADHVLYTLDAAGGQLRWKLATGGEITGSPVAQGGVVYACSKDRCVYALDALKGTGTGNRPRS; this is encoded by the coding sequence ATGGAGCAGCTGACGCAGCACGACCCGAGGCGGATCGGCCCGTTCGAGGTGCTGGGGCGGCTCGGGGCCGGCGGCATGGGGCTGGTCTATCTCGCCCGCTCGGCGTCGGGCCGGCGGGTGGCGATCAAGACGGTGCGTACGGAACTGGCCGAGGACCAGCTGTTCCGGGTCCGGTTCACGCGTGAGGTGGAGGCGGCCCGCGCGGTCAGCGGCTTCTACACCGCCGCCGTCGTCGACGCCGACCCGCGCGCCGCCGTGCCCTGGCTCGCCACCGCCTACGTGCCCGCGCCCTCGCTCGAAGAAATAGTGAATGAGTGCGGACCGATGCCGACCCAGGCGGTGCGCTGGCTGGCCGCGGGCATCGCGGAGGCCCTCCAGTCCATCCACGGCGCGAAGCTCGTCCACCGCGACATGAAGCCGTCGAACGTGCTCGTCGTCGAGGACGGCCCCCGGGTCATCGACTTCGGCATCGCGTCCGGCGTCTCCAACACCCGGCTGACCATGACGAACGTCGCCGTCGGCACGCCCGCGTACATGTCGCCGGAGCAGGCGCGGGACTCGCGCAGCGTCACGGGCGCCAGTGACGTCTTCTCGCTCGGCTCGACGCTCGTCTTCGCCGCGACCGGCCATGCGCCGTTCCACGGGGCCAACCCGGTCGAGACGGTCTTCATGCTGCTGCGCGAGGGCCCCGATCTCAACGGTCTGCCCGACGATCTGCGGTCGCTGATCGAGTCCTGCATGCAGATGGACGCCTCGCGCCGGCCCACCCCCGCCGAGCTCCAGTCCCAGCTCGCCCCGCACCTCTTCGCCTCCGGCGGCGACGACAGCGGTACGGCATCGGCCTGGCTGCCGGCCTCCGCCACCGAGATGATCGAGTTGCGCCGGGGCGGCGGACGCGTGATCGCCGCACCCCCTCCCGTCCCCGCGCAGCCCCAGCCGCTGCCCGGCACGCATCCGGGGGCAGGCCGGGACACCGCCCGGCGGCCCGGGGCCACGGATCCGCGCCCTCCGGCCGTACCGCCCGTGACCCCGCCCGCGGAGGCGCCCGACGCGGGCGGTCCGGTCCTGCTCTCCGGCGCCCAGGTGCCGATCGGGCCCGGTCCGCGCGCCCAGGACGTGCGCGCCACCGCCGCCGCCGCGGAGGCGGCACCGGCGACCGGCTGGGTGCGCCCGCCCGGCGGGCCGAACGGCTCGACCACGGCCCCGACCGCCCCGGTGCCCGCTCCGGCGCACGCGCCGGACAACGCGTCCTCCGGCCCGGACCGCTGGCGGCCCTGGCGGTTCCGGATGTCGAACGACGTGTGGGGGACGCCGGTCGTCGTCGGTGAGCTCCTCTACGTCACCTCCTTCGAGGTGCACGCGCTGGACACCGGCAACGGGCGGCGCCAGTTCAAGACCCGTGACGTGGCCTGGGCGATGGCCGTGGAGGGCGGCCGGATCCACGCCTCCGACGGTCCCTCGCTCTACGCCCTGGACGCGGTCACCGGAGCCGAGCGGTGGCGGCTCCAGAGCGACGCGTGGGTGTACTCGCTCAAGGCCGACCGGGGCACGGTCGTCACCGGCACCCGGGGCGGCGGCGTCCAGGCGTGGGAGGCGTCCACCGGGGAGAAGCTCTGGGAGACCACCGGGGCGCAGACGGACTTCGAGACGGCGGAGGCCGGACCCGCGATCCATGACGGCACGGTCTACCTCTGGCAGGACGCCCGGCTGCGGGCGCTCGACGCCCGGACGGGCATCGAGCGCTGGTCGTACCCGGTGGGCGACGCGGCCTCCTGCGGCGGGGTGCCGGTCCGGGTGACCCCGGCGCCGGACGGCTACGCCTACGTCAGCGCGGGGACCCGGGTCCTCGCGCTGGACATCGGCTCGGGCCGGGTGCGCTGGCACTTCGAGTCCCCCGCGGTCTTCCTCTCGCCGCCCGCGTTCGCGCCGGGCCCCGCGGTCACCGGCGGCGGGGTGTACCTCGCGGACTACCTCGGCACGGTGTACGCGCTGGACGCCTCGACCGGCAAGGACCGCTGGCGCATCGCCACGGAGTCCCGGCAGTCGACCGAACCGGTGCTGGTGGCGACGGGCAACGTGCACGTCGGCAGCGGCAGCGCGCTGTACACGCTGGACGCGGTCACCGGCACCCCGAAGTGGCGGTTCGCCGCGGGCGGCGACGTGGTGGGCGCACCGGTCGTCGCGGACGGCCGGGTCCACTTCGGTTCGGCCGACCACGTGCTCTACACCCTGGACGCGGCGGGCGGCCAGCTCCGCTGGAAGCTCGCGACGGGCGGCGAGATCACGGGCTCTCCGGTGGCGCAGGGCGGGGTGGTGTACGCGTGCAGCAAGGACCGCTGCGTGTACGCGCTGGACGCGCTGAAGGGTACGGGGACGGGCAACAGGCCGCGTTCGTAG
- a CDS encoding enoyl-CoA hydratase/isomerase family protein — protein sequence MALRTETDKGTGVALLTLDRPERLNAIDLATAAELVAAWRAFRYDDEVRAVVLTGAGGRAFCTGIDRGVDVPQPPSPYTIDDPLIAIGPKANDLWKPVIAAVEGMACGGAFYLLGEAEFVIASEEATFFDPHTTYGMVSAYEAISMAQRMPFGEVARMSLMGTAERVSARRAYETGLVSEVTGAGGAVPAALRAAAVIASYPTAAVQGTVRAVWSAKEAARTQALAHAPHLIALGNLAPERQAELFEGRGRGGGEPRIR from the coding sequence ATGGCGCTGCGCACGGAGACGGACAAGGGGACCGGGGTCGCGCTGCTCACCCTGGACCGGCCGGAGCGGCTCAACGCGATCGACCTCGCGACGGCCGCGGAACTCGTCGCCGCCTGGCGGGCGTTCCGGTACGACGACGAGGTGCGGGCGGTCGTGCTGACCGGCGCGGGCGGCCGGGCGTTCTGCACCGGGATCGACCGGGGCGTGGACGTCCCGCAGCCCCCGTCCCCGTACACGATCGACGATCCGCTGATCGCGATCGGGCCGAAGGCCAACGACCTGTGGAAGCCGGTGATCGCGGCCGTGGAGGGGATGGCCTGCGGCGGGGCGTTCTACCTGCTGGGCGAGGCGGAGTTCGTCATCGCGTCCGAGGAGGCGACGTTCTTCGATCCGCACACCACGTACGGCATGGTCAGCGCGTACGAGGCGATCTCGATGGCGCAGCGGATGCCGTTCGGTGAGGTGGCCAGGATGTCCCTGATGGGGACGGCCGAGCGGGTGTCGGCCCGGCGTGCGTACGAGACCGGGCTGGTCAGCGAGGTGACCGGGGCCGGTGGCGCGGTGCCGGCGGCGCTGCGGGCGGCGGCGGTCATCGCCTCGTACCCGACGGCGGCGGTGCAGGGGACGGTACGGGCCGTCTGGTCGGCGAAGGAGGCGGCGAGGACGCAGGCGCTGGCCCATGCCCCGCACCTGATCGCGCTCGGGAACCTGGCGCCTGAGCGGCAGGCCGAGCTGTTCGAGGGGCGGGGCAGGGGCGGCGGTGAGCCCCGGATCAGGTGA
- a CDS encoding OB-fold domain-containing protein: MDGLLLPVVDEDGAPFWEYAARGELRVQACAAPDCGRLRFPPRPCCPHCQSFESEWRAMSGRGRIWSYVLPHPPLLPAYAEQAPYNAVVVELADAPEIRLVGNVVSGPDAPLNSVDPERLRIGAGVKAVFCPVSPEVTMVRWLLER; encoded by the coding sequence ATGGATGGACTGCTGCTGCCCGTCGTCGACGAGGACGGCGCGCCCTTCTGGGAGTACGCGGCCCGTGGTGAACTGCGCGTCCAGGCGTGCGCCGCACCCGACTGCGGACGGCTCCGCTTCCCGCCCCGGCCGTGCTGCCCGCACTGCCAGTCGTTCGAGAGCGAGTGGCGGGCGATGAGCGGGCGCGGCCGCATCTGGTCGTACGTGCTGCCGCACCCGCCACTGCTGCCCGCCTACGCCGAGCAGGCCCCGTACAACGCGGTGGTGGTCGAACTGGCCGACGCCCCCGAGATCCGGCTGGTCGGCAACGTGGTCAGCGGGCCCGACGCACCGCTGAACTCCGTCGATCCGGAACGGCTGCGGATCGGGGCCGGGGTGAAGGCGGTCTTCTGCCCCGTCTCCCCCGAAGTGACCATGGTCCGCTGGCTGCTGGAGCGGTGA
- a CDS encoding lipid-transfer protein gives MTASEVAVATLRDKTAIAGIGQTRFAKHLPESEKTLACRAIVAALDDAGIAASEVDAFASYTMEETDEVEVAKSIGAGDVTFFSKVGYGGGGSCATLAHLAAAVATGQASVGVAWRSRKRGSGPRPWKNTAVQLPTPAQWTRPYGLLRPADEIGMLARRYMHEYGATRDHLFNVALACRNRANQNPDAVMYERPLTRDMYMTSRWISEPLCLFDNCLETDGALACVIVSAERARDCRQKPVYLHSVAQGLPAQHHGMVNYWNDDPLTGPAWAAARQLWKQADFGPDDVDVAQIYDAFTPLIPLSLEGYGFCGRGEGASFTEGGALESGGRLPINTGGGGLSEGYVHGFNLINEGVKQLRGVSTAQVPDASTCLVTAGEGVPTSAVLLRN, from the coding sequence ATGACGGCTTCGGAGGTGGCGGTGGCGACGCTCAGGGACAAGACAGCGATAGCCGGGATAGGGCAGACGCGGTTCGCGAAGCATCTGCCCGAATCGGAGAAGACCCTGGCCTGCCGGGCCATCGTCGCGGCGCTCGACGACGCGGGCATCGCCGCGTCGGAGGTGGACGCGTTCGCCTCGTACACGATGGAGGAGACCGACGAGGTCGAGGTCGCCAAGTCCATCGGGGCCGGTGACGTGACCTTCTTCAGCAAGGTGGGGTACGGGGGCGGCGGCTCCTGTGCGACGCTCGCGCACCTCGCTGCCGCCGTCGCCACCGGCCAGGCGAGTGTCGGGGTCGCCTGGCGGTCCCGGAAACGCGGCTCCGGGCCACGGCCCTGGAAGAACACCGCCGTGCAGCTGCCCACCCCCGCCCAGTGGACCCGGCCGTACGGGCTGCTGCGGCCCGCCGACGAGATCGGCATGCTGGCCCGCCGGTACATGCACGAGTACGGGGCGACCCGCGACCACCTCTTCAACGTCGCGCTGGCCTGCCGCAACCGGGCCAACCAGAACCCCGACGCCGTGATGTACGAGCGCCCGCTGACCCGCGACATGTATATGACCTCGCGCTGGATCAGTGAACCGCTCTGCCTCTTCGACAACTGCCTGGAGACGGACGGCGCGCTGGCCTGCGTCATCGTCTCCGCGGAACGGGCCCGCGACTGCCGGCAGAAGCCCGTCTACCTCCACTCCGTCGCCCAGGGACTGCCCGCCCAGCACCACGGGATGGTCAACTACTGGAACGACGACCCGCTCACCGGACCGGCCTGGGCCGCCGCCCGACAGCTGTGGAAGCAGGCCGACTTCGGACCGGACGACGTCGATGTCGCCCAGATATACGACGCGTTCACCCCGCTCATCCCGCTCTCCCTGGAGGGGTACGGGTTCTGCGGGCGCGGCGAGGGCGCCTCCTTCACCGAGGGCGGGGCGCTGGAGAGCGGCGGCCGGCTCCCGATCAACACGGGCGGCGGCGGGCTCAGCGAGGGGTACGTGCACGGCTTCAACCTCATCAACGAGGGCGTGAAGCAACTGCGCGGCGTCTCCACCGCCCAGGTCCCCGACGCCTCGACCTGTCTGGTCACCGCCGGGGAGGGCGTGCCCACGTCCGCCGTACTGCTGAGGAACTGA